From the Streptomyces sp. NBC_00654 genome, the window GGTCAGGATCAGCATGCCGATGATGCCGATCCAGAGCACCGGCGGCACCCAGTGGAATTCCGTCAGCCCGTTCCGCAGCCAGGCGGGGGCGGGGAGAACGCGGTTCTTGATGTTGTGCGTGGTGACGTAGCAGAACATGAAGATCGTGGCGACCCAGGCCAGGCAGCACCACAGGCAGAGCGAGTTGATGTTGTAGAGCGACTGGTACTGGAGCCAGGTGCAGAAGCCGACACCGAACAGCGTGCCGGCGTTGAGGCCCAGCCAGAACCAGCCGCGGAAGCGTGCTCCGGCGAGCAGTCCCACGCCGATGCAGATCACCATGGCGTAGGTGACGAGCCCGAGCATCGGGTTGGGGAAGCCGAAGGCGGCCGCCTGCTCGCTCTTCATGATGTTCCCGCACGCGACCACCGGGTTGAGGCTGCAGCCGGGTGTGAAGCTGGGGTCTTCGAGCAGCTTGAACTTGTCGATCGTGATGACCCACGCGGCGAGCAGTCCGGCCGCTCCGGTGATCACCAGCAGCAGTGCGAACGCGCGCGTGCCGCCGATGGTCCTCTTCCCGCCGTCCTCTTCCTGGTGCGAGGAGGGATGATCTACCGCTGCAGTCGTCATATCGCCGTTCCATCAATGGGTATCCAGCCGGGCACGGTCATTGTGCCGCACCACCGCGCAGGTCAACCGTTCGATGGACATAAAGGTGTTCACACGGGAGGCACCGGACCGCCGCTGGCCCCCGCCTCCGCCGGACGCCCGTCG encodes:
- a CDS encoding vitamin K epoxide reductase family protein, with protein sequence MTTAAVDHPSSHQEEDGGKRTIGGTRAFALLLVITGAAGLLAAWVITIDKFKLLEDPSFTPGCSLNPVVACGNIMKSEQAAAFGFPNPMLGLVTYAMVICIGVGLLAGARFRGWFWLGLNAGTLFGVGFCTWLQYQSLYNINSLCLWCCLAWVATIFMFCYVTTHNIKNRVLPAPAWLRNGLTEFHWVPPVLWIGIIGMLILTRWWDFWTS